From one Chryseobacterium sp. 3008163 genomic stretch:
- a CDS encoding LytR/AlgR family response regulator transcription factor, with product MKIKSVIVDDEKIAREVLRNYLTKYCPQIEILGEAENIKEAVPLIAEMQPQLVFLDVEMPFGNAFDVLEATKEFSYETIFITAFSQYSLQALNKSASYYILKPIDIQELILAVNIVAESLEKKDELNRNKILLENLKLKPEKQQLILPTLQGFDVVKTEDIVRLQADGNFTQVYLTDGSKKMVCRFLKHFDDLLENPFVRVHRSHIINTGFVKSYHKSGTATLSDNTEIEVSGSFKDQFLKVFS from the coding sequence ATGAAAATAAAATCAGTAATTGTAGACGACGAAAAAATTGCAAGAGAAGTTCTTAGAAATTATCTCACAAAATACTGTCCGCAAATTGAGATTCTGGGTGAGGCAGAAAACATCAAAGAAGCCGTTCCTTTGATAGCAGAAATGCAACCTCAACTCGTTTTTCTGGATGTTGAAATGCCTTTCGGAAATGCTTTTGATGTTTTGGAAGCGACTAAAGAATTTTCTTACGAAACGATTTTCATCACAGCTTTTTCACAATATTCGCTTCAGGCTTTAAACAAATCTGCAAGTTATTATATTTTAAAACCAATCGACATTCAGGAATTGATTTTGGCGGTTAATATAGTGGCTGAAAGTTTAGAAAAGAAAGACGAATTAAACCGAAACAAAATTCTCCTGGAAAACCTAAAGTTAAAACCCGAAAAACAACAGTTGATTCTTCCGACTTTGCAAGGTTTTGACGTGGTAAAAACAGAAGATATTGTACGACTTCAGGCAGATGGAAATTTTACGCAGGTCTATCTTACAGACGGTTCAAAGAAAATGGTTTGCAGGTTTTTAAAGCATTTCGATGACTTGCTGGAGAATCCTTTTGTAAGAGTTCACCGTTCGCACATTATCAACACTGGGTTTGTAAAATCATACCACAAAAGCGGAACAGCAACACTCTCTGACAATACTGAAATTGAAGTTTCCGGAAGTTTTAAAGATCAGTTTCTGAAGGTTTTTTCATGA
- a CDS encoding histidine kinase: MNLIRLFTFIFLLLSVNNLYSQSSRDTKEIVAETSKLKKALDTKDESAEADSYYNIGETYFNNGNFPKSEEYFIKSKGIYEKLNDKKNLEKVTRKLAQSQENQNKLKSAVSNYEKASNIGYSKSKRVLNANDASRLSSPVVESKAEAIQNNIDISRKENENADLAASYSQMAEVNIEQKNIPKAEENFTNAYKISKDNAPQQALAINQKLTDFYVENKDFDKAIKAKKEVLKEDFVKDNSQKKVEQIQELADIYIKKNDPKEAIVLLKNAYDIALNKGHTLEAQKSVKRLDSLYAISQNTDASVQLYRDFLGKLPDLVSKDRSLVDNKILEDTEQRISQLEQEKKLKDELIRKKNIFNYSLIGALILLIGLMIFIFRTLKKVQIKNKKIALQSLRREMNPHFIFNSLNSVNHFIATNNELEANQYLTKFSKLMRGVMENSTEDFIPFQQELDLLQNYLALEKTRFADKFDYEIEVDESLNTQSLKVPGMLIQPFLENAIWHGLRYRTEKGFLSLKFEKNNDSLNIFIEDNGIGIEESKKQKTEHQKTRKGRGMKNTLERIALLNDLYKKDISCSVKDSENGVFVKIIMNF; this comes from the coding sequence ATGAATTTAATCAGGCTTTTTACATTTATTTTTTTGCTGCTTTCTGTGAATAATTTGTATTCGCAAAGCAGCAGAGATACGAAAGAAATTGTAGCCGAAACTTCAAAGCTCAAAAAAGCATTGGATACGAAAGACGAATCTGCAGAAGCCGATTCATATTATAATATTGGTGAAACTTACTTTAACAATGGAAATTTCCCAAAAAGTGAGGAGTATTTCATAAAATCAAAAGGTATTTATGAAAAACTGAATGACAAAAAAAATCTCGAAAAAGTAACCAGGAAATTAGCTCAATCGCAGGAAAATCAAAACAAACTGAAATCAGCGGTAAGTAATTATGAAAAAGCCTCAAATATTGGATATTCTAAATCGAAAAGAGTATTAAATGCCAATGACGCTTCCAGATTGTCGTCGCCGGTTGTAGAAAGCAAGGCAGAAGCCATTCAAAACAATATTGATATTAGCCGGAAGGAAAATGAAAATGCAGACCTCGCTGCAAGTTACAGCCAAATGGCAGAAGTGAATATTGAACAGAAAAATATTCCCAAAGCGGAAGAAAATTTTACAAATGCGTACAAAATTTCTAAAGATAATGCACCGCAGCAGGCTTTGGCAATTAATCAGAAACTGACAGATTTTTATGTTGAAAATAAAGACTTTGACAAAGCCATTAAAGCAAAAAAAGAGGTTTTAAAAGAAGATTTTGTAAAAGATAATTCTCAGAAAAAAGTTGAGCAAATTCAGGAACTTGCAGATATTTACATTAAAAAAAATGATCCTAAGGAAGCCATAGTTTTATTAAAAAATGCTTACGATATTGCTTTAAATAAAGGTCATACGCTTGAAGCGCAAAAAAGCGTCAAAAGACTCGACAGTTTGTATGCTATTTCTCAAAACACCGATGCTTCTGTGCAATTATACCGTGATTTTCTAGGGAAATTACCTGATTTGGTTTCTAAAGACAGAAGTTTGGTAGACAACAAAATTCTTGAAGACACAGAGCAACGAATTTCACAGCTTGAGCAGGAAAAGAAGCTAAAAGACGAGCTGATTCGCAAGAAAAACATCTTCAATTACAGCTTAATTGGAGCTTTAATACTATTAATAGGCTTAATGATTTTCATTTTCAGAACGCTGAAAAAAGTTCAGATCAAAAACAAAAAAATTGCTTTGCAGTCGCTTCGTCGGGAGATGAACCCGCATTTTATTTTTAACAGTTTAAATTCTGTCAATCATTTTATCGCAACAAATAACGAACTGGAAGCCAATCAATATTTAACCAAGTTTTCAAAACTCATGCGTGGCGTGATGGAAAATTCTACAGAAGATTTTATTCCGTTTCAGCAGGAATTAGATTTGCTTCAGAATTATTTGGCTTTAGAAAAAACTCGTTTTGCAGATAAGTTTGATTACGAAATTGAGGTTGACGAAAGTTTAAATACCCAAAGTTTGAAAGTTCCCGGAATGTTGATACAGCCGTTTCTTGAAAATGCAATCTGGCATGGCTTAAGATACAGAACAGAAAAAGGATTTTTGAGCTTAAAATTTGAAAAAAATAACGATTCTCTAAACATTTTCATCGAAGACAACGGAATCGGAATTGAAGAAAGTAAAAAACAAAAAACCGAACATCAGAAAACCCGAAAAGGCCGCGGAATGAAAAATACTTTAGAAAGAATTGCGCTGTTGAATGATTTGTATAAAAAAGATATTTCGTGCTCTGTGAAAGATTCTGAAAATGGTGTTTTTGTAAAAATTATAATGAATTTCTAA
- a CDS encoding DUF4139 domain-containing protein: MRHSIFIFIFMVSFFKSQEIKKEIDVKQATVFLQGAKVFGSTNVTLQKGRNVVKIINLPNDLDENTYKINLEKNTTLLSITPQSNYLKNDEMTDGEKKLDDERKKFQRQVNLLNIQIKNLTGEQNIINDNLKVSTNDKSTPQEQLIKLTEFYRKRMLEIDNQAFLLNEQKTTLDESIAKINKQFAEEQTHKNTNTKELILEILAENEMNLNLGISYIVSNAGWVPSYDLRALSTKKPLEIVYKGKIYQKTGQDWNNVKLFVSTYRPSYNQNRPILSPLYVAEYTAYNNEDIKIGYAKKAVSTESNSYQMRAEVAAPNQIPVATVSDNQMNILYELKYNQTIVSQEKEQYVILDKKEVDATYKYHTVPKLNNQVFLMAFVKNWQNLNLISGEANIYFEDNYIGKTNITSNYVKEEFPISLGVDERIVVKRIKLEDKTSQKTLNSNKWETESHQITIRNNTKENIELEILDQLPLSENSKITVKSLEIGNGIYDDKTGSILWNRKINSGTSDKINFSYEVKYPKDMQIQYYSR, from the coding sequence ATGCGACACTCTATTTTTATATTCATTTTTATGGTTTCGTTTTTTAAATCTCAGGAAATTAAAAAAGAAATCGATGTAAAACAGGCAACCGTATTTTTGCAAGGTGCAAAAGTTTTCGGAAGTACAAACGTTACTCTTCAAAAAGGAAGAAATGTGGTTAAAATCATCAATCTCCCAAATGATTTGGATGAAAACACGTACAAAATTAATCTTGAGAAAAATACAACCCTTTTGTCTATCACTCCACAAAGCAATTATCTTAAAAATGATGAAATGACCGATGGCGAAAAAAAACTGGACGATGAAAGAAAAAAATTTCAGAGACAAGTCAATTTATTAAATATTCAAATTAAAAATCTGACAGGCGAACAAAATATCATTAATGATAATCTTAAAGTTTCAACGAACGACAAATCGACTCCGCAGGAACAACTGATTAAACTGACAGAATTTTACAGAAAGAGAATGCTGGAAATCGATAACCAGGCTTTTCTTCTGAATGAACAAAAAACTACCCTTGATGAAAGCATTGCAAAAATCAACAAACAATTTGCCGAAGAACAGACTCATAAAAATACCAACACAAAAGAATTAATTCTTGAAATTCTTGCTGAAAACGAGATGAATCTCAATCTCGGTATAAGTTATATCGTTTCTAATGCAGGCTGGGTTCCGTCTTACGATTTGCGAGCTTTATCTACTAAAAAACCTTTAGAAATTGTCTACAAAGGGAAAATTTATCAAAAAACCGGACAAGACTGGAATAATGTGAAACTTTTCGTTTCCACTTATCGACCTTCTTACAATCAAAACAGACCTATTTTATCACCTCTTTATGTTGCCGAATATACAGCTTACAATAATGAAGATATAAAAATTGGATATGCTAAAAAAGCAGTTTCAACTGAATCAAATTCTTATCAAATGCGAGCTGAGGTTGCTGCACCAAACCAGATTCCTGTTGCAACGGTTTCTGATAATCAGATGAATATTTTGTATGAATTAAAATACAATCAAACCATCGTAAGTCAGGAAAAAGAGCAATATGTAATTCTGGATAAAAAAGAGGTAGATGCAACGTATAAATATCACACCGTTCCGAAGCTGAACAATCAGGTTTTTTTAATGGCATTTGTGAAAAACTGGCAGAATTTAAATCTTATTTCGGGAGAAGCTAATATTTATTTTGAAGATAATTATATCGGAAAAACCAATATCACAAGCAATTATGTAAAAGAAGAATTCCCGATTTCTTTGGGTGTTGATGAAAGAATTGTTGTTAAAAGAATCAAGCTTGAAGATAAAACTTCACAGAAAACGCTGAACTCAAATAAATGGGAAACCGAATCTCATCAAATAACCATAAGAAATAATACGAAAGAAAATATCGAACTAGAAATTCTTGACCAGCTTCCTCTAAGTGAAAATTCAAAAATCACGGTAAAATCTTTAGAAATCGGCAACGGAATTTATGATGACAAAACCGGAAGCATCCTTTGGAACAGAAAAATCAATAGCGGAACTTCAGATAAAATCAATTTCTCTTATGAAGTAAAATATCCTAAAGACATGCAGATTCAGTATTACAGCAGATAA
- a CDS encoding lipocalin family protein, with product MKTLHKIAIPVSLGILGLIIFNSCSVGIPKGATAVKNFNSEKYLGKWFEIARFDYKFEKNMDNVTANYSLNSDGTIQVQNRGYDYVKKEWKESIGEARFVNDKSEARLKVSFFKPIWAGYNVIDIDDDYQNALVVGNSTKYIWILSRNKEIPNSIRERFLAKAQKLGYNTNDLIWVKHN from the coding sequence ATGAAAACCTTACACAAAATAGCCATTCCCGTTTCTTTAGGAATTTTAGGATTAATTATTTTTAATTCCTGTTCGGTCGGAATTCCAAAAGGCGCAACAGCAGTCAAAAATTTTAATTCAGAAAAATATCTTGGAAAATGGTTCGAAATTGCACGTTTCGATTATAAATTCGAGAAAAATATGGATAATGTTACCGCTAATTATTCACTCAATTCCGACGGAACAATTCAGGTTCAAAACCGAGGCTATGATTACGTCAAAAAAGAATGGAAAGAATCAATCGGTGAGGCAAGATTTGTTAATGACAAGTCTGAAGCGAGATTAAAGGTTTCGTTTTTCAAACCGATTTGGGCAGGTTATAATGTGATTGACATTGATGATGATTATCAAAATGCCTTAGTCGTAGGAAACAGCACAAAATACATCTGGATTTTATCGAGAAATAAAGAAATTCCAAACAGTATCAGAGAACGATTTTTAGCAAAAGCCCAAAAATTGGGTTATAATACGAATGATTTAATCTGGGTAAAACATAACTAG
- a CDS encoding SIMPL domain-containing protein: MKLKHLLLVGIFAAGSLVNAQEIKKNAIEVTGVAEMEVEPDEIIFNIGIKADNKNQLADNEKLLFETLKTNGVKNEDIKFKSMYQNLYSKTTKFTKSFQFKVNAKTNVSKLFEDLNQKWVSNLNIAEIKNTKIADFRKTVKINALKAAKEKADYLLESIGKKTGTPLEITEIEDYMSDSVMPVAYRSKMANVQLEAADQSVDVAFDNIENIKLKFSIKTRYEIL; this comes from the coding sequence ATGAAACTGAAACACCTTTTATTAGTAGGAATCTTTGCAGCAGGAAGTTTGGTGAATGCGCAGGAAATCAAAAAAAACGCAATTGAAGTAACGGGAGTTGCCGAAATGGAAGTGGAACCGGATGAAATTATTTTTAACATCGGAATAAAAGCCGACAACAAAAATCAATTAGCAGACAACGAAAAACTTTTATTTGAAACTCTGAAAACCAACGGAGTAAAAAATGAAGACATCAAATTCAAATCAATGTATCAGAATTTATATTCGAAAACAACAAAATTCACAAAGAGTTTTCAGTTTAAAGTAAATGCTAAAACCAATGTGAGTAAGCTTTTTGAAGATTTGAATCAAAAATGGGTAAGCAATCTGAATATTGCCGAAATTAAAAACACAAAAATTGCAGATTTCAGAAAAACGGTTAAAATCAATGCATTAAAAGCAGCCAAAGAAAAAGCAGATTATCTCTTGGAAAGCATTGGTAAAAAGACCGGAACGCCACTGGAAATCACTGAAATTGAAGACTACATGAGCGACTCTGTAATGCCGGTAGCCTACAGAAGCAAAATGGCCAACGTACAGCTGGAAGCAGCCGACCAAAGTGTTGATGTTGCTTTTGATAACATCGAAAACATTAAGCTGAAATTCAGCATCAAAACAAGATACGAAATTCTTTAA